A stretch of DNA from Roseovarius faecimaris:
ACGATCTGGGAAGTGGCCCATGGCCGCGGCCTGGTGATCCCGCATCTGTGCCACAAACCGGCACCGGGCTACCGGCCTGACGGCAACTGCCGCGCCTGCATGGTGGAAGTGGAGGGCGAACGCACGCTGGTGGCATCGTGCATCCGTGAGCCTTCCGAGGGCATGGTCGTGACGACCAATTCGGCACGCGCTGAATCCGCGCGCAAGATGGTAGTCGAGATGCTTCTCGCCGATCAGCCCGAGCAGGAAGTCGCCCACGATAAATCAAGCCATCTTTGGGATATGGCCGCCATGCAGGGCGTCAGCGAAAGCCGCTTTCCCAAGCTCGAAGAGGGGCGCATCCCGCTTCTGGACGACAGCCATGTTGCGATGAGCGTGAACCTGGATGCCTGCATTCAGTGCGGTTTGTGTGTGCGCGCGTGTCGCGAGGTGCAGGTCAATGACGTGATCGGTATGTCCGGCCGGGGCCATGACGCCTATCCGACTTTCGACTTTGCCGATCCGATGGGGGCAAGCACCTGCGTGGCCTGTGGCGAATGTGTACAGGCTTGTCCGACCGGCGCTCTGATGCCCTCGACGGTGGTGGATGAAAACCAGATCGGTGACAGCGCAGATTATGACAGCGAGGTCGAAAGCGTCTGCCCGTTCTGCGGGGTGGGATGTCAGATCAGCCTGAAGGTCAAGAACGGCAAGGTGAAGTATGTCGAGGGCATCAATGGCCCGGCCAACGAAGGGCGGCTCTGTGTCAAGGGGCGGTTTGGCTTTGACTATATCCATCACGATCACCGCCTGACCAAACCTCTGATCCGTCGCGAGGATGCACCAGCCAAGGGGCTGAACGTGGATCCGCAGAACTGGCGTGAGTTTTTCCGCGAGGCGAGCTGGGACGAGGCGATGGAATTTGCCGCTGGTGGTTTGAAGCGGCTGAAGGACGCGCATGGTGGTGCAACCGTGGCCGGATTTGGCTCGGCGAAATGTACAAATGAAGAGGCCTATCTGTTCCAGAAATTCATCCGCCAGGGCTTTGGCCACAACAACGTGGATCACTGCACGCGGCTGTGCCATGCGTCCTCGGTGGCGGCGCTTCTGGAAAACGTCGGATCGGGCGCTGTGACAGCCACGTTCAACGAGATCGAGAACGCCGATGTGGCGATCGTGATCGGGGCAAACCCGATTGAGAACCACCCTGTCGCCGCGACCTATTTCAAGCAATTCACCAAACGTGGCGGCAAGCTGATCGTCATGGACCCGCGCGGTGTCGGCCTGCGCCGCTTTGCATCGCACATGCTGCAATTCCGGCCTGGCGCGGATGTGAGCATGCTCAACGCGATCATGCACACGATTGTCGAGGAAGGGCTGTACGACCAGCAATATATCGAAGCCTTCACCGAAAACTGGGAGGCCGAAAAGGCACATCTGAAAGACTTCAGCCCGGAGAAGATGGAAGCCATCTGCGGCATTCCCGCCGAGATGCTGCGCGATGTGGCGCGGACCTTTGCCGGGGCCAAGGCGGCGATGATCTTCTGGGGGATGGGTGTGTCTCAGCATATCCATGGCACGGATAACTCGCGTTGCCTGATTTCCCTGGCGCTGATGACCGGTCAGGTTGGTCGGCCGGGCACGGGTCTTCACCCGCTCCGGGGGCAGAACAATGTGCAGGGCGCGTCTGATGCGGGCCTGATCCCGATGTTCCTGCCGGACTATCAGACCGTCACCGACGATGGGGTCCGCAGCGCCTTTACCGAGGTGTGGAAATCGGGCGATTTCTCAAATGAGAAGGGCCTGACTGTCACCGAGATCATGGATGCGGTGCATGACGACAAGATCAAGGGCATGTATATTCTGGGTGAGAACCCGGCCATGTCGGACCCGGACGTGGAACATGCCCGCGATGCGCTGGCCAAGCTGGAGCATCTGGTGGTGCAGGATATCTTCATCACCGAAACGGCGAACTATGCCGATGTGATCCTGCCAGCCTCGGCCTTTGCCGAGAAATCGGGCACCGTGACCAATACCAACCGGCAGGTGCAGATGGGCCGCCCCGCCGTGCCGCCTCCGGGCGAGGCGCGCGAGGATTGGGCGATCACCACCGAGTTGGCACAGCGGATCGGGCTGGACTGGCATTACGAGAGCCCGGCGGATGTGTTTGCCGAGATGAAACTCAACATGAAGTCTCTCGACAACATCACTTGGGACCGGCTCGAAAACGAGAATGCGGTCACCTATCCGTCGTTGTCGCCGGAAGATCCGGGGCAGGCGATTGTGTTTGGCGACGGCTTCCCCCGGCCTGAAGGGCGCGCGCGCTTTACCCCGGCCAGCGTCATTGCGCCGGACGACACGCCGGATGAGGACTATCCGATGATCCTCACCACTGGACGGCAACTTGAGCATTGGCACACCGGGTCGATGACGCGCCGCGCCACGGTGCTTGATGCGGTCGAGCCGGAGGCGAACTGTTCCATGCATCCCGGCACACTCAAGCAGCTTGGCGTGGAACCGGGCGGTATGGTGCGTCTGACCACAAAGCGCGGCAGTATCGAGGTCATGGTGCGCGCCGACCGGGCCGTGGCCCCGGATATGGTGTTCCTGCCGTTTGCCTATGTGGAGGCGGCGGCCAACATCCTGACCAACCCGGCAGTTGATCCCTATGGCAAGATCCCCGAATTCAAGTTCTCGGCGGTCAAGGTGGAAGTGGTGAACCCGCACGCGGTGGCCGCGGAGTAAGGGATTTTCTCGCCTGACGGTCCGCCCTGCGCGGTGGGCCGCCGGGCCGGGCCGCGGGCCCCTGGCTTGAGCGCTGGCCTTCGGTTGGCTAAGCTGCGGCGCAGCAGCCAAGAGAGAGACCCTATGCAAACCCGTTCTGACACAGAAGCTGTCCCCTCAGACTGGGACCGGCGAGGCCTGCCTGCGTGGAGTTTTTTCAACCCCGAACTGCTGGAACTGGAAAAGGACATGTTGTTCCGGCGGCATTGGCAGCTTGTGTGC
This window harbors:
- the fdhF gene encoding formate dehydrogenase subunit alpha encodes the protein MSDKITFTLDGKEVQAEAGQTIWEVAHGRGLVIPHLCHKPAPGYRPDGNCRACMVEVEGERTLVASCIREPSEGMVVTTNSARAESARKMVVEMLLADQPEQEVAHDKSSHLWDMAAMQGVSESRFPKLEEGRIPLLDDSHVAMSVNLDACIQCGLCVRACREVQVNDVIGMSGRGHDAYPTFDFADPMGASTCVACGECVQACPTGALMPSTVVDENQIGDSADYDSEVESVCPFCGVGCQISLKVKNGKVKYVEGINGPANEGRLCVKGRFGFDYIHHDHRLTKPLIRREDAPAKGLNVDPQNWREFFREASWDEAMEFAAGGLKRLKDAHGGATVAGFGSAKCTNEEAYLFQKFIRQGFGHNNVDHCTRLCHASSVAALLENVGSGAVTATFNEIENADVAIVIGANPIENHPVAATYFKQFTKRGGKLIVMDPRGVGLRRFASHMLQFRPGADVSMLNAIMHTIVEEGLYDQQYIEAFTENWEAEKAHLKDFSPEKMEAICGIPAEMLRDVARTFAGAKAAMIFWGMGVSQHIHGTDNSRCLISLALMTGQVGRPGTGLHPLRGQNNVQGASDAGLIPMFLPDYQTVTDDGVRSAFTEVWKSGDFSNEKGLTVTEIMDAVHDDKIKGMYILGENPAMSDPDVEHARDALAKLEHLVVQDIFITETANYADVILPASAFAEKSGTVTNTNRQVQMGRPAVPPPGEAREDWAITTELAQRIGLDWHYESPADVFAEMKLNMKSLDNITWDRLENENAVTYPSLSPEDPGQAIVFGDGFPRPEGRARFTPASVIAPDDTPDEDYPMILTTGRQLEHWHTGSMTRRATVLDAVEPEANCSMHPGTLKQLGVEPGGMVRLTTKRGSIEVMVRADRAVAPDMVFLPFAYVEAAANILTNPAVDPYGKIPEFKFSAVKVEVVNPHAVAAE